The genomic window AAGTTGTAATCGAAGATTATGTATATGAAATAGCTGGTTTTAGTTCAATGGATTTTAGTCAAAGAGTTGTAAGAGAGAAAACTGGAAGTGGGTTAGCTGTGATTTCGATGCTTCTTCAGTTGCTTAGTTCCTCCGACCAATCTACAAAGGGAATTACTAAAAAAATCAAGGTGGTACCACGATATGTTAATTACGGTAAGAAATTTGTCATTGCTCATATTCCAAGGGCTGCTGTCAAGTTCAATTGCTTATTAACCCCGCACTTCGTATCAATCCTTAGATGTGACTACCTGTATTTAGAGAAATAGCAAGTCCTCAAATTTATGATACATCTGTCACAAATTTTGTGATTAGGTATGGCATCGTTGGTGATTTTGAGTTATGGCATCCCTCTAGTCTTCTTTGTGTTCCTTAAAGGGGAAATAGAAGATTTAAGGAAGTGAAGTTATGAAGAGATATGAAATAAGAAAGATGCAAACATTAACAACAAGATTTTCATATTCTTGGGGCAAAATCTCGTGGGTTTCAGGTAATTTCTTACCTGTCAGTAAGCGTTCACAAAACTTTTTATGCATGAGAACTGTTGGATAAATCATAGATGTACTACTGAAAATATATACCACTCCGTGTGCAATTTTATATTTAGAAACATTGTATGTCTCTAATGTGAGATGGGCGAATTGGTTTGAGTACTTTAAATATCTGTGCGGATACTGTCCGAGTGACAATTGTCGACCCTTGTGGTCGAGGAGCATCTGTGCTTAACCCTACCCACTTTACATAGAAATAACCCTCTCAGTAGTGCGTGTAGTCTTTCAAAAGTAACAAAAAGAAGACTGCAAATAGGTTCCAGGAAGATTAGCTAAACTTTTGCCAATTTACCATTTGTTTAGAGTTATAAAAACtactccctccttcccaaaaTAATAGATCTTTTCCTTTTTATGTTTTATCCTTATTCATAATTAGTGTTGTTAAATCTTACTCTGGTAAATGtaaataatttgatagtcatgtttatactcGTTGCACATGTCTTTTGAAAAGTTCACCAACGGTCTAAAATTTACAAATACCAGTTCTTTCGTTTGAGAGATAGAGCACTTCCAAGTTTTGTAGCTTTTGTTACATTGTTGCACATCAGGGTATTAATGGAAAGAACTTTGAAATCATAAATTCTTCTTGTTTCCTAACCATTAAACTGGCACCAACCGCAATCCCATCTGTCTGTATTAATTGGTTAATTCCTAGTTGTAGCATGAAAGAATTTAGTGTTTGTTATTGGAGTGCACTTTTAATGTGTCTGTATTTTTCTAAATCTCTTGGAAATTTAGCTTGGCTTTCTTTAATCTTGGCAATTTTGTTGGCAGTGATAGTCGTAACTCTGACATACAGTCGCTCATGGCACAACATATGACTGATACAAGTTATCCATGGTGCCTTTTTGCTTGAATTTCTTGTCGGAACTCCTTGGAAAATGATTTGTCTTTGATGTtgctttatttttcaatttttgttttagctAGCAATTCATAGACTAAAGAGAACAAGGAATCATATCTTGTCTAATGCAGTTGTATCATAATAAGATCCCCTGATGCCTTTTCTTATCATAAAAGTTCCTAAGGTCATGCATCTTTATCCTAATTACTTACTGGATTGGGATCTTATCCCCAAATTCTTTTTAAATTCTACTGTTTCTAAGCAATAAACAATAACTTTGCTCATTAAATACAAATTTCCACCAACTGGATTGGATTTTGCAGATGCAACTAGTAATTTACCCCAGGATTGCATTATTGTATACTCTGATGCATCTTTTGATAAGAATACTAACTTCTCGGGTATTGGTCTTATCATGAATGATAATGCAGGTAACTATCTTGGATGCAAAACCATTTCAGGCATAACCAGAAACGCAGAGGAAGCTGAAAGTTTGGCGATTCTAGAGGCTGTTCTATGGGcaagggagaaaggaaaagctaaagtcTGTCTCATTAGTGATGCAAAATTAGTCTTAGATTACTTAAACAATAATAACAACCAGATATGTTGGTTTAACAACTCCATTCTTGACGACTGTAAGTCTGTCATAAGTTCTTTTAGTTTTATCAGATTTGAATTTCTAAACAGAAGCTTCACAAGTATGGCTGATACCGCGGCCAAATATTGTAGAATTTCTAGAGGCAATGGTGAATGGTTTGGTTATACCCCAAACTTTCTCACTACGAAGATGTAATTCCTCCTCTGAATTAATGAAATTCTTTTacctatcaaaaaaaataaataaatacaaattTCCATTTAAACTGTCTCAATATGTTGACACTTTACCAGATACTCGGTGGAGAATATCCCTTTGTACGATTCATAGGAGGATGGCCTTAATATCCTTAATGCAAGTGCAGACTCCTCAAAAATTGAATCTAGTACCATGATAATGAAATATGACCATTCTTTAAAACGAATGCCATGCTGAACCTGAGCTTAGTTCGCAGTCCTCAGCGCTTGTTATAGAGCCACTTGATTCAATTCCAATGGGGGGTGTGGTAATGAATTGAGGGGAAGATTGAAATAAGCGAGGAAATGAAAGTATATCAGTCTGATACAAATGCCACTAGAGCTCATCAGGCTTTTGCACAGAAAAATGCAATGATGTCTCGTATACGAAGTAATAGTGCATGTCGGAATTATTACATACAGCGGAGCCCTATGTCCAACAAAAAATCAGCAAATTATGCTAACGGCAAGTCAAAACATTTAGCCCAGAAACAAGTTGATGCAGCATTTGTCGCTCAACTTTTAGCATCAAAGGAAGCAAGAGAGGAGATCAATGACTGTGAGATAAGAATCAATGCCATTCTCTGGTTTTGGGGATCTGACATTGTGCTGGACTGTGTTCACCTGGTTGTAGTGAAactaaattcaattttttggtatGGTAATGATATTTATCACTGAATTGGGGCCCCggaaaaataattggggacccTAACTACAAGAtaaaaaaaaggtcatgaaatagtaattgggagttatcccTTATCGCACTTTTTTAAAAATGGCTAAACTACTCCCAAATCATTAGTGTTAATTGAGTgttaattaattgttaattagtttagttagattaaaatcggatttagggataaaattttgataaaagaaaaattgtgtttttgtgttgtggagaggaagaaattgagttttggggggaaaatttagggttatttgaaatgagtgattccagtggagGAAtcctattgctcaaaatgaaggaaccaatcctcaaaatgaagaacccgaagctcaaaacaatcaggtaaacttcctatactcttcaaattgtatgaatgatgctccaagtggtcgattcatgtgcactatgcaactactcagagtAAGGGTCGTTAAGTTGAGAGGGTAATAAACGAATGACTCTAAGaagtcgtcaattacttgacacaacctttgacgactcaaacctgcaacttttgcaggttatgaaaaatcgtcaaccaagtgtgatataattgacgactccagctagttaggtcacacagagtcgttaacttaatatgtttatAACCCAACAACCCTATCACTATTTGGGACAGAGAGGTGGTTCTGCATAAGACAGAGTCGTTCGTATTTAAAAAGGGTCGTCGAGAAGAATCGTTAACGATTTAGAAATTCCTGGACGACACTATTCTAGGGcagaaaaccaggtttagggtTGTTATCTACTACAACCTagtggttaacgatttttcatcaatttaatatgcatatcaaaaatcgttaagcaataaaaaaccgtggttaacgaccctggaactgtaactgcaatttgGCAGTTGAAAGCCTAATTATTCAAAcaacaaatcaaattaaacacaaacccaACTTATATTAGGGGGGTTTAGTTCACTTATGACGATGAATCggtgagatttttttttcctcagaagtcgttaatggaatgggaGACAGTGGGAGGgagcggaggagaagaagaatgggaggagaagaagttttgattgaaatgaagattggGAGCCGAGGTTAGTGGTTAATGAGATTTTTAGGGTAGTTATTAGAGAAGGCTAAATTGGTATTTTCACCAACATTTTGGAAGCCCTCTATCTTTTATGGGGTGGGTATAAATTGGatgaggcccctaattattttccatggcccccaattcagccttgatatttatttatttttgaaaatgacCAGATATATTACTGCAAAGAAGACTAATCCGTAGATTCAGACTAATGTGGAATCAACTCTGAATGAGTCCTCCGTCTGATGACTGAATCTGTGTGATTAGTTTCTCCAAGAAAAGGTACAGAGTTTGAGTTCATATTACATATTTCTTGAGCTTTGACAGAGTCGAAAGCTATTGTTGGAATTAGAAACAAAGGAACTTCAATAAAACTAGTAAACTGTTGAGGTGAATTTCTCTTTATTTTTAGCCAGCAGGTCTGCCACTTTGTTAGCACTCCTATCCACAAAATGGAACCCCTCAAAAGAGATTAGATTAGCTGCCAACTTGTTCACTTCTTCTAGAATTGCTAAGCATTGCCATTTGATTGAGATTTGTGTGCCTTGTAAGTACTTGATCGTATTTTGGTTATCTCCTTCTATTGCCAGATTCTGCAGTTCATTTGTGACTGCCCATTATGTAGTGTGTAGCAAAGCTACAACTTCCGCTTCTTCTGCAGATTCAGTCCTGCAGCTTCCCATTCCCGCTGCTTTGAAGGTACCTGTCCAGTTGCGCAAAATAAAACCACTGCCTGCATCAGTTTTAGCACATTTCTACCAAGCATCACAGTTCATTTATAAGAGTTTATTATGGGAAATGTCCAGTATGGTTGGGGTGAAGGTCTGATGCTATTATGAATTGAAACTGAAGACAGAGTAGATGGACGCCAGTATTCATAATGTCTGAGAATTTCAATAGCCAATTTTTCTGGTGTTCAGTTTTTGTTTTCAAACACTTTAAGGAACAtttctttccatataaaccaacaTTTGGTAGCTGCTAAAGCCATGGATATGGAGTTCAGGTCTCCTTTCCTCCATTCATTGTACATGTCTAAAAAACAAGAATTAGTAGATGATTGGTTAGAGATTACTCCCTGAGAAGGCATTGGGTGGAGCTTCCAGACAGCTTTTCCATAATCACATTAAAAAAATAGATGAAAAGTTGATTCTTCTATTTGCTGACAGAAAACACATTTTATCTCCTCATcttgaaaccctagcttttgttTTGTGGGTAATGTATCTTGTAAGCACTTCCAAGTAAAGAGCTTTATTCTTTGTGATGTATTCATGCTCCATAGTTATTTCCAAAATTTTCCTGCTACCTTTGAAGTTGTGTCTGATAAGTTTTGAAGCTTGGCATACAGAGATTTCACAGTGAATTATCCATTGGTGGTTAGCAACCATATGATTTTATCCTTTTTCAATGTTCCTATCTCAGTTAAGAAGAGTCCAATATTCAAGATTTCTTTGACTAGTTATGTGTCAAACATAGAGTTTAACAAAGATATATTCAACTTCTTTGTGTCACTGTCAATTAACTGTGATACAAGTGTTATATTTGGGTTACGATTTGGGACTGAGTTGATAAGAATCTCCGCCCTATTAGGTATCCATTTATCTTCCCATATATTTATGGACGTGCCATCTCCAACCTCCCAAATGCTATGTTTTTTAATATGTTCAATTCCCTGCAGTATGCATTTCCATACCCAAGAAACTTGTGATTTCTTCTTAGAATGAAGTGCTCttgtttttttgaaatatttcccTTTCAAGATTTGTGCCCATACCAGTCTCCAAGCAATTCCGCTTATCATTGCTTGGTTAatcttatttgcttccttgaaacctaactgttagagcattgctcggtcgaactcgcatgcgttgttatctcaaacatgtttttcaagtttagttgtcaaaaatatatgtcttgatttgtagactacttatagctaagtctcggtttaggacagtttagtgtagttgagctccagactccatggcgatcatcttacgaagacaaagaactattcaaggaaccagtggaacttcatctgactaaaaggtatgtggagacttgaacttatctatcactcaaaagtctatttactctatctcctactcttcagacaaagtcgtataagtatgatagttttcatacatacacatttgctatttcgatccgagtttactcgcctatccttttctcgaaatatgtgttgttaagttttcgctttaaccacttttcattttAACCCGTGACAAAATTCATGATGTCGttttaatcttgaaaatagctttgatgacgatagttgtgaatagcgactgttataacattatagaagaatgtttcaatgattgaaatgtagagttgagattacgtaaccaactatggatataagcatatatagtgtgttcgcacgttagtgtataaatccatgtgccggaaaccaagtgtgtgcatatgtgtgcatacaatatggtgaaggagacaggttgggtacgcgtaccaatggaagctttcgaaccgaaaatttctgctgagtttgtaagtttgcaaactattaaaccaatgaccttaggtacgcgtacccatggaagtttccgaaccgaaaatttctgctgagtttctaaactcaaatccggtagctatggtacgcgtacccaagctggttatatttctcaaatcggaagttcatgaacttaaataataaattaataaggaatgcaatctttgcaaaccatggctatattgttcatgaatttattcaaatgaatcaaaccgattttgtttcaattgtgtctattcataaagacctaagcaattgaacaactcttcaactagttcttatgagtcatttgaactagttatgtgaagaagatgaatatggttaatatgaaagtgctcatatggctagccattggttaactatttgtgaaccaagtaagtgtacacgtttaggtacggttactcaaaactaaatgaaatacattttatttgtgtgtgacaagctaagtttcgatctaacggttgaaatatattagcttggttaaatcaggtttttcatctaacggtgaatattgaatgctttgttatcaaggtaacttggattggaaacccttatttgaaaactatataaaggagacatctattaactataaaaactaatccccacacctcttgtgtgatactagttggttttgctagagtcgattctcctttaaccttaggtttcttctcgagaccctgtaggttaacgactgaaagacttcattgggattgtgaagccagacgaaaatacttctcttatagttgagcgatctgatcttgttattttctatAATACGATttcaactgaataattgacttgagattatatcttcgatagggaaagataaaaagaaatcacaaacatcttcgtctcatcgtttgtgattccgcaatatctagtttcgctaccatacgatttagattattgtgaggtgattgataattctaggctgttcttcgggaatataagtccggattatcgattggttcctgttcaccttgattttatcaaaagacggaacaaaactcttaggtttatctgtgggagacagatttatctattatcatagacttttctgtgtgatacagatttttttattaaagtcttcgactttgggtctccATCTCGTTTAGCCAAGGACAgtccgatgagaaaggcttcatattctgctgaattgttggtgcaggggaattctagcttgaaggagtgcgagaatacttcaccggatggggatactagaaccacgcctGCTCCTCCAGTACCGTTGTTAGGAGTAGCGGAGCCATTGAAGAGTagtagccatgtttcttcttgaatGAAAGAGATCTCCGGAAAGTCTTCAGGGAGGTTGAGTGTAGTGTCATTGTATTCTCTCCCGGGAACGCCGCCAACAAATCCACAACTGCTTGCCCTTTAATGGCTCTCTgggaagcgcatgttatgtctaactctgacatttggaggagccatttggccggTCTACCTGTAagggccggttttgagaggaggaacttcgCAGGATTggacttagatatcagcaccactttattGGAAAGTAGGTAATGCCTGAATTTATGGATGAAGTGGATCAAAGCTAAGCATGCCTTTtatgctttgggatatctgagttcggtaTCTCTTAtagttcgactgaagtagtagatggtatgttcaatcccttcgtcatcttcttgggcgagtaGAGCTCCGACAGCAGTGTAGAGGTGTAGCGGTCTTACTTGTATGGAAGATTTCATGACGGCTGGGGAAGATAATGTTTGTTGAATCTTCCGGAACGCTTCCTATTGTAGTGTGGTCCagacgaagcttgctcctttcttcagtaagggggtaaacgaagcattaagttgagccaatccaggtatgaagcggcgaatgtagtttattttactcataaaactctggagttcttccacggttcgcggtggtggcatcgtgaggatgaCTTGTGTTTTGACAGGGTCAACTTTAATTCCCTCGgcagtcacctggaaacctaggaacttgcccaaagagacaccaaaagcacacttcaatggattcatcttcagtttgtactcgcgacatctttcaaacacctgccgcaGAATCCCTGCATGGGTTTCCCGAGTTTTTGACTTGACCACtgtgtcatctacataatcttggacttgcttgtgcatcatgtcgtgaaaaatagtggtcatggcgcgttggtatgtggcgccagcgtttttcaaaccgaagggcatcacagtgtagtaaaagtttctaagaggagttcgaaaagccgtcttactcgcgtcgtgttcgtacatctgtatttggttgtagccgttgtatccatccatgaaagagaacataccgtgtccactGATGGCGTCTattagcatgtcaatgttggggagCGGAAAGTCATATTTagggcaacatttgttcaaatctctaaaatcgacacaacacctgatcTGACCATTCTTCAtttttaccggaactacgttGGCCAACCAAGTAAGGTGGCGAATCGGTTTAATGAAACCAGCCGCTAGTAGATTTTGAATCTCTACCTTAATCTGTTCTTCCACATCATGCCGGAattgaccggtttggatccaggtatcacgtgtaaatgatgagtgaccagcttctcgtCCAAGCCAGGAATTTCcacatatgtccatgcaaatacgtcttgatattccttgagaaggtCTACCAGCTTTACGCGTTCGTCCGCGCACAGAGTCGAGCTGATCGACATGGGTCACGGATATTCTTCACTCCCTACATTAACAACCTCAAGCTCGTCCATGGTATAGTTGGTCCCGTCTTGTAGTTGTCGTGGTGCATCAGGTACTTCCTCCTGCAGCTCGTTACTACGTTAGTGTTTCATTGTGCGGAGAGACTGTGTGGTAGTctctcctgttaattgctaacagcggcgctaATATGCGGTTTTCCATTTTTCATCATGATCCATGATAAAATACCATCCTCGCTTGTTATGGGTGCAAGCCGAACTCCGGTTTGGCGGGTGGAGGTTGGCGTGTCTTTCTTTCGAAGGGGGATGTGAGACCGGGTTTCTCTGTGAAGCGGTACAAGACCATCGCTTTCTTCAATGGAC from Papaver somniferum cultivar HN1 unplaced genomic scaffold, ASM357369v1 unplaced-scaffold_118, whole genome shotgun sequence includes these protein-coding regions:
- the LOC113330418 gene encoding uncharacterized protein LOC113330418 isoform X2, encoding MTEPKLFTISSLLMAFLFAYSASVQLNDPGNYLGCKTISGITRNAEEAESLAILEAVLWAREKGKAKVCLISDAKLVLDYLNNNNNQICWFNNSILDDCKSVISSFSFIRFEFLNRSFTSMADTAAKYCRISRGNGEWFGYTPNFLTTKM
- the LOC113330418 gene encoding uncharacterized protein LOC113330418 isoform X1 produces the protein MTEPKLFTISSLLMAFLFAYSASVQLNDPDWYFWLPLYTFASAINLINIGRYKQSQEIQNIARLDLLLGIFLFMKVVIEDYVYEIAGFSSMDFSQRVVREKTGSGLAVISMLLQLLSSSDQSTKGITKKIKVVPRYVNYGMASLVILSYGIPLVFFVFLKGEIEDLRK